The following are from one region of the Sulfurimicrobium lacus genome:
- a CDS encoding urea amidolyase associated protein UAAP1 yields the protein MTTQFQPELALWEDTLPGAAHWSFVMKRGTALRLTDLEGGANLSALFYNAEEKLERYNMADTLKAQHTAHLSKGFVCYSDMGRVLCSVIEDSCGWHDTLCGMSDAALVKARYGEASYQAQRNAMHRNARDSMLIELGKWGLGKRDVVANVNFFSKVSADDAGNLAFQPGNSAAGDFVDLRFEMNTLVVLSACQHPLDPNPAYQPRPVKLTAWRCGTPDAADHCRNFRPENTRGFYNTELLFR from the coding sequence ATGACCACTCAATTTCAGCCCGAGCTGGCGCTGTGGGAAGACACTCTGCCCGGCGCCGCCCACTGGTCCTTCGTCATGAAGCGCGGCACCGCCCTGCGCCTCACCGACCTGGAAGGCGGCGCCAACCTCTCGGCCCTGTTCTACAACGCCGAGGAAAAGCTCGAGCGCTACAACATGGCGGACACGCTCAAGGCGCAGCACACCGCGCACCTCTCCAAGGGCTTCGTGTGCTATTCCGACATGGGGCGCGTGCTGTGCTCGGTGATCGAGGACAGCTGCGGCTGGCACGACACCCTCTGCGGCATGAGCGACGCCGCGCTGGTCAAGGCCAGGTACGGCGAAGCGTCCTACCAGGCCCAACGCAACGCCATGCACCGCAACGCCCGCGACAGCATGCTGATCGAGCTGGGCAAATGGGGCCTGGGCAAGCGCGACGTGGTGGCCAACGTCAATTTCTTCAGCAAGGTGAGCGCGGACGACGCGGGCAACCTGGCTTTCCAGCCCGGCAACTCGGCGGCGGGGGATTTCGTCGACCTGCGTTTCGAAATGAACACCCTGGTGGTGCTGTCCGCCTGCCAGCACCCGCTCGACCCGAACCCGGCCTACCAGCCCCGGCCGGTCAAGCTCACCGCCTGGCGCTGCGGCACCCCGGACGCGGCGGACCACTGCCGCAACTTCCGCCCGGAGAACACCCGCGGCTTCTACAACACCGAACTCCTGTTCCGCTGA
- a CDS encoding urea amidolyase associated protein UAAP2, translating into MAIVASKLDPKEAVYDYTLPAGESWLHEVEQGQTFRILDLEGNQAVDTLFYNAHDPAERYSAVDTIRAQGNIYLSAGSRLLSSEGNVLVIISADTCGRHDTLGGACAAESNSVRYASDKKYMHSCRDSFLHALGHCDCGMDKRDLTSNVNFFMNVPVTPEGGLTFADGISAPGKYVEMRAEMDVMVLISNCPQLNNPCNAYNPTPVRLLVWNA; encoded by the coding sequence ATGGCTATCGTCGCAAGCAAACTCGACCCGAAAGAAGCTGTCTACGACTACACCCTGCCGGCCGGCGAATCCTGGCTGCATGAAGTGGAGCAGGGGCAGACCTTCCGCATCCTCGACCTGGAAGGCAACCAGGCCGTCGACACCCTGTTCTACAACGCCCATGACCCGGCGGAGCGCTACAGCGCGGTGGACACCATCCGCGCCCAGGGCAATATCTACCTCAGCGCCGGCTCACGCCTGCTGTCCAGCGAAGGCAACGTGCTGGTCATCATCAGCGCCGACACCTGCGGCCGCCACGACACTCTGGGCGGCGCCTGCGCGGCGGAGAGCAACAGCGTGCGCTACGCGAGCGACAAGAAATACATGCACAGCTGCCGCGACAGCTTCCTGCATGCCCTCGGCCACTGCGACTGCGGTATGGACAAGCGCGACCTCACCAGCAACGTCAACTTCTTCATGAACGTGCCGGTGACGCCCGAAGGCGGCCTGACTTTCGCCGACGGCATCTCCGCCCCCGGCAAGTACGTGGAAATGCGCGCCGAGATGGACGTCATGGTGCTGATCTCCAACTGCCCGCAGCTCAACAACCCGTGCAACGCCTACAACCCGACGCCGGTGCGTCTGCTGGTGTGGAACGCATAA
- the glnT gene encoding type III glutamate--ammonia ligase — translation MKMSSPIVDAAKAKLESAGVKYALASYVDMHGISKSKIVPLSHFAQMAAGSELFTGAALDGVPQQVNDEEVAAHPDLDSLAVLPWNKEIAWFASDLHLKGAPFEACSRGILKKVLQEATDLGYRFNLGIETEFFVLKDNPDGSFGPVSERDTLAKPCYDVRGFLDSYGYLDELVQAMDGLGWDVYSFDHEDANGQFETDFMYADGLTMADRFTFFRLMANELAHKRGWFTTFMAKPFGNRTGSGAHYNMSFADLETGENLFVDPSDPHGLKMSKLGYQFIAGVLKHAQAICAVIAPTVNSYKRLVRQGSMSGFTWAPVHVSYGSNNRTNMLRVPLAGGRVECRAVDMSCNPYLAAAMILAAGLEGIREGLDPGAPHAENMYLYSESELHDQGLSYLPRTLGEAVDAFEADPLAAQVMGPLMAKTFADFKRREWLDYHNSVSEWEIKRYLKFF, via the coding sequence ATGAAAATGAGTTCCCCCATCGTCGACGCCGCCAAGGCCAAACTTGAAAGCGCCGGCGTGAAGTACGCCCTCGCCAGCTACGTCGACATGCACGGCATCAGCAAGTCCAAGATCGTGCCGCTGTCCCATTTTGCCCAGATGGCCGCCGGTTCCGAGCTGTTCACCGGCGCCGCCCTGGACGGCGTGCCGCAGCAGGTGAACGACGAGGAAGTGGCCGCCCACCCGGACCTGGATTCCCTCGCCGTGCTGCCGTGGAACAAGGAAATCGCCTGGTTCGCCAGCGACCTCCACCTCAAGGGCGCGCCGTTCGAGGCCTGCTCGCGCGGCATCCTCAAGAAGGTGCTGCAGGAGGCCACCGACCTGGGTTACCGCTTCAACCTGGGCATCGAGACCGAGTTCTTCGTGCTCAAGGACAACCCGGACGGCAGCTTCGGCCCGGTGAGCGAGCGCGACACCCTGGCCAAGCCCTGCTACGACGTGCGCGGCTTCCTCGACAGCTACGGCTACCTGGACGAGCTGGTGCAGGCCATGGACGGTCTGGGCTGGGACGTGTATTCCTTCGACCACGAGGACGCCAACGGCCAGTTCGAAACCGATTTCATGTACGCCGACGGCCTCACCATGGCCGACCGCTTCACCTTCTTCCGCCTCATGGCCAACGAACTCGCGCACAAGCGCGGCTGGTTCACCACCTTCATGGCCAAGCCGTTCGGCAACCGCACCGGCAGCGGCGCCCACTACAACATGTCGTTCGCCGACCTGGAAACGGGCGAGAACCTGTTCGTCGACCCGAGCGACCCCCACGGGCTGAAGATGTCGAAGCTGGGCTACCAGTTCATCGCCGGGGTGCTCAAGCATGCCCAGGCGATCTGCGCCGTGATCGCCCCGACCGTCAACAGCTACAAGCGTTTGGTGCGCCAGGGCAGCATGTCCGGCTTCACCTGGGCGCCGGTGCACGTCTCCTACGGCAGCAACAACCGCACCAACATGCTGCGCGTGCCGCTGGCCGGCGGCCGGGTGGAATGCCGCGCCGTGGACATGTCGTGCAACCCCTACCTGGCGGCGGCCATGATCCTCGCCGCCGGGCTCGAAGGTATCCGCGAAGGCCTCGATCCGGGCGCGCCGCACGCCGAGAACATGTACCTCTACTCCGAGAGCGAACTGCACGACCAGGGCCTGAGCTACCTGCCGCGCACCCTGGGCGAGGCGGTCGATGCCTTCGAGGCCGACCCGCTCGCGGCGCAGGTGATGGGCCCGCTCATGGCCAAAACCTTCGCCGACTTCAAGCGCCGCGAATGGCTGGATTACCACAACAGCGTGTCGGAGTGGGAAATCAAGCGCTACCTGAAATTCTTCTGA
- a CDS encoding ABC transporter permease, translating into MSAQRSSSRSRLWVIRGQLPRRQYLTFAALGLITPLVGWWLLASSGLMDKVFMPSPMDVLHRVYTWAVEADLMGDAWISTWRVTAGFVLSALIALPLGLYIGTYRPVQAFFEPLTDFVRYMPAVAFIPLVMLWVGIDEGSKIAIIWIGTFFQMVLMVAEDVRRVPMAQIEAAQTMGATRSEIVTHVILPSAKPALLDTLRVTMGWAWTYLVVAELVAANSGLGYAILKAQRFLQTDKIFAGIILIGLIGMVIDQLFRLAHRKAFPWLHHK; encoded by the coding sequence ATGTCAGCCCAACGATCCTCCTCCCGATCCCGCCTGTGGGTGATCCGTGGCCAGTTGCCGCGGCGCCAGTACCTGACGTTCGCGGCCCTTGGCCTCATCACGCCGCTGGTCGGCTGGTGGCTGCTCGCCTCCAGCGGCCTGATGGACAAGGTGTTCATGCCCAGCCCGATGGACGTGCTGCACCGCGTCTATACCTGGGCCGTGGAGGCCGACCTGATGGGCGACGCCTGGATCAGCACCTGGCGGGTGACGGCGGGCTTCGTGCTTTCGGCGCTGATCGCCTTGCCGCTCGGGCTGTACATCGGCACCTACCGGCCGGTGCAGGCGTTCTTCGAGCCGCTCACCGACTTCGTCCGCTACATGCCGGCAGTGGCCTTCATCCCACTGGTGATGCTGTGGGTGGGCATCGACGAGGGCTCGAAGATCGCCATCATCTGGATCGGCACGTTCTTCCAGATGGTGCTGATGGTGGCCGAGGACGTGCGCCGCGTGCCGATGGCGCAGATCGAGGCGGCCCAGACCATGGGCGCGACGCGCAGCGAGATCGTCACCCACGTCATCCTGCCCTCCGCCAAGCCGGCGTTGCTCGATACGCTGCGCGTCACCATGGGCTGGGCCTGGACCTACCTGGTGGTGGCCGAGCTGGTGGCCGCCAATTCCGGCCTGGGTTACGCCATTCTCAAGGCGCAGCGCTTCCTGCAGACCGACAAGATTTTCGCCGGGATCATCCTGATCGGCCTCATCGGCATGGTCATAGATCAGCTGTTCCGCCTGGCTCACCGCAAGGCGTTCCCCTGGCTGCACCACAAGTGA
- a CDS encoding ammonium transporter: MKRLLSLIALLGVLGLSGPVMAEDAAAPAAAPAAMAPAPEAAAPAAAPEAAAPAAAPEAAPAAAPVPEAKLDSGNTAWMLTSTALVLFMTIPGLALFYGGMVRKKNVLATMMQSFAITALVTIIWMVAGYSLAFSPGGPFIGGLDKLFLHGVDLNALTGVAGANIPETVFVIFQMTFAIITPALITGAFADRMKFSAMLWFMGIWSLVVYAPITHWVWEAGGWLFTKGILDYAGGTVVHINAGIAGLVVAIMLGKRVGYGKEAMAPHNLVLTIMGAAMLWVGWFGFNAGSALAADGRAGMAMAVTQVATAAAALAWMFAEWMSKGKPSVLGIASGAVAGLVAITPASGFVGPMGALAIGLAAGVVCFWGATSLKRMLGYDDSLDAFGVHGIGGIVGALLTGVFAVKDIGGTAGMLEGNGGQVVIQLIGVGATVAYTAVASFIILKVIDMVIGLRVSEEEEREGLDVSLHGEHVD; the protein is encoded by the coding sequence ATGAAAAGACTGTTAAGTTTGATCGCCCTGCTGGGCGTCCTGGGGCTGAGCGGCCCGGTAATGGCGGAAGACGCTGCTGCACCCGCCGCCGCACCGGCTGCGATGGCTCCGGCTCCCGAGGCTGCCGCACCGGCTGCGGCGCCTGAAGCAGCGGCTCCTGCCGCGGCACCCGAGGCTGCGCCTGCTGCTGCGCCGGTACCCGAGGCCAAGCTCGATAGCGGCAACACGGCCTGGATGCTGACTTCCACCGCTTTGGTGCTGTTCATGACCATTCCTGGCCTGGCACTGTTCTACGGCGGCATGGTGCGCAAGAAAAACGTACTCGCCACCATGATGCAGAGCTTTGCCATCACCGCGCTGGTTACCATCATCTGGATGGTGGCAGGTTACAGCCTGGCGTTCTCGCCCGGCGGACCGTTCATCGGCGGGCTGGATAAACTGTTCCTGCACGGCGTGGACTTGAATGCGCTGACCGGCGTGGCGGGTGCGAACATCCCGGAAACCGTGTTCGTGATCTTCCAGATGACTTTCGCCATCATCACCCCGGCCCTGATCACCGGTGCTTTTGCTGACCGCATGAAGTTCTCCGCGATGCTGTGGTTCATGGGCATCTGGTCGCTGGTGGTTTATGCGCCGATCACCCACTGGGTGTGGGAAGCCGGCGGCTGGCTGTTCACCAAGGGCATCCTGGACTACGCCGGCGGCACCGTGGTACACATCAACGCCGGTATCGCCGGCCTGGTGGTCGCGATCATGCTGGGCAAGCGTGTCGGCTACGGCAAGGAAGCGATGGCACCGCACAACCTGGTGCTGACCATCATGGGTGCTGCCATGCTGTGGGTGGGCTGGTTCGGTTTCAACGCCGGTTCCGCCCTGGCTGCTGACGGTCGTGCCGGTATGGCCATGGCTGTGACCCAGGTTGCTACCGCTGCCGCTGCACTGGCCTGGATGTTTGCCGAATGGATGAGCAAGGGCAAGCCTTCGGTACTGGGTATCGCGTCCGGCGCGGTTGCCGGCCTGGTGGCCATCACCCCGGCTTCCGGCTTCGTCGGCCCGATGGGCGCGCTGGCCATCGGCCTCGCCGCCGGCGTGGTGTGTTTCTGGGGCGCGACTTCGCTCAAGCGCATGCTGGGCTATGACGACTCCCTCGACGCTTTCGGTGTGCACGGCATCGGCGGTATCGTCGGCGCTCTCCTCACCGGCGTGTTCGCGGTGAAAGACATCGGCGGCACGGCCGGCATGCTGGAAGGCAACGGCGGCCAGGTGGTGATCCAGCTGATCGGTGTGGGTGCTACGGTAGCCTATACCGCCGTCGCTTCCTTCATCATCCTCAAGGTGATCGACATGGTGATCGGCCTGCGTGTCTCCGAAGAGGAAGAGCGCGAAGGTCTCGACGTCAGCCTCCACGGCGAGCACGTGGACTAA
- a CDS encoding creatininase family protein has protein sequence MKPVLWQELTWEDVAALRDQGITMAILPVGATEQHGPHLPLGVDTLSAEAVALGASAATGIPVLPTLAYGCSLGHSPKWPGTISLRPETLSRLVLEIAEWLQAAGFERLLILNGHVTNWAPLRCGLENIRHTYPHMRVALRSLWDVAPEARRQYHADAENFHANCAETSLMLSLRPDLVRMDKAVDEPDRSAHCFFAYQVCDESRHGVVGSPSGATPAQGASLLQQCVTALSAQLKAALTEKTPLETQP, from the coding sequence ATGAAACCCGTGCTGTGGCAGGAACTGACTTGGGAAGACGTGGCCGCCCTGCGCGACCAGGGCATCACCATGGCCATCCTCCCGGTGGGCGCCACCGAGCAGCACGGCCCCCACCTGCCGCTCGGCGTGGACACCCTGTCGGCCGAGGCCGTGGCCCTGGGCGCTTCTGCCGCCACCGGCATCCCGGTGCTGCCGACCCTGGCCTACGGCTGCTCCCTCGGCCACTCGCCGAAGTGGCCGGGCACAATTTCCCTGCGCCCCGAGACCCTGTCCCGCCTGGTGCTGGAAATCGCCGAATGGCTGCAGGCCGCCGGCTTCGAGCGCCTGCTGATCCTCAACGGCCATGTCACCAACTGGGCGCCGCTGCGCTGCGGCCTGGAGAACATTCGCCACACCTACCCGCACATGCGCGTCGCCCTGCGCTCGCTGTGGGATGTCGCGCCCGAGGCGCGCCGGCAATACCACGCCGACGCAGAAAACTTCCACGCCAACTGCGCCGAGACCTCGCTCATGCTTTCGCTGCGCCCCGACCTGGTGCGCATGGACAAGGCGGTGGACGAGCCGGACCGCTCGGCCCATTGCTTCTTCGCCTACCAGGTGTGCGACGAAAGCCGCCACGGCGTGGTGGGCAGCCCCTCCGGCGCCACTCCGGCGCAGGGCGCCAGCCTGCTGCAACAATGCGTGACGGCCCTGAGCGCACAGCTCAAGGCCGCCCTGACCGAAAAGACCCCGCTGGAAACCCAGCCCTGA
- a CDS encoding ABC transporter substrate-binding protein, whose translation MFIKRFLSRAIPAVSLSFALLTAAPAAHATVKVGLSDWPGWVAWYVAEQKGFFKKYGADVKLVWFANYTDSISALSAGQIDANSQTWSDTMAPLAKGIALKTIMVNDNSAGNDALMVSPKIKSMADLKGKSVALEEFSVSHFLLTMALSKNGMSLKDVKVVNLSAGDAAAAFLAGRVDAAVVWNPWVNKIQTSGKGKPLFTSKEVPGMIPDLLVAQEKSVKANRKDYLGMIKAWYDTEKFIRENPDEATRIMAKVVSMPPAEYKIFLPGTKFFDQKGNLQAFGPASDATSLMGVAPTIAKFLLDNKLMEGKVDFAKGLDSSLVQEVAKR comes from the coding sequence ATGTTTATCAAGCGTTTTCTTTCCCGTGCCATCCCGGCTGTTTCCCTTTCCTTCGCGTTGCTGACCGCAGCCCCGGCGGCCCACGCCACGGTCAAGGTCGGCCTTTCCGACTGGCCGGGCTGGGTGGCCTGGTACGTCGCCGAACAGAAGGGCTTTTTCAAGAAATACGGCGCCGACGTGAAGCTGGTGTGGTTCGCCAACTACACCGACTCCATCTCCGCCCTGTCCGCCGGCCAGATCGACGCCAACTCGCAGACCTGGAGCGACACCATGGCGCCGCTGGCCAAGGGCATCGCGCTGAAGACCATCATGGTCAACGACAACTCGGCCGGCAACGACGCCCTGATGGTCAGCCCCAAGATCAAGAGCATGGCCGACCTCAAGGGCAAGTCCGTGGCGCTGGAAGAGTTCAGCGTGTCGCATTTCCTGCTCACCATGGCATTGTCCAAGAACGGCATGAGCCTCAAGGACGTGAAAGTGGTCAACCTCTCCGCCGGTGACGCCGCCGCCGCCTTCCTGGCCGGACGCGTGGACGCCGCCGTGGTGTGGAACCCGTGGGTCAACAAGATCCAGACCAGCGGCAAAGGCAAGCCCCTGTTCACCTCCAAGGAAGTGCCCGGCATGATCCCCGACCTGCTGGTAGCCCAGGAGAAGTCGGTCAAGGCCAATCGCAAGGACTATCTCGGCATGATCAAGGCGTGGTACGACACCGAGAAATTCATCCGCGAAAACCCGGATGAGGCGACCAGGATCATGGCCAAGGTGGTGAGCATGCCGCCCGCCGAATACAAGATATTCCTGCCGGGCACCAAGTTCTTCGACCAGAAGGGCAACCTGCAGGCCTTCGGCCCCGCCAGCGACGCCACCTCCCTCATGGGCGTTGCACCCACCATCGCCAAGTTCCTGCTCGACAACAAGCTGATGGAAGGCAAGGTGGATTTCGCCAAGGGCCTCGACAGCTCGCTGGTGCAGGAAGTGGCCAAGCGCTAG
- a CDS encoding ABC transporter ATP-binding protein, producing the protein MTTKIQISGADKVFTTSKGEVHALQQVDLDIGANEFVTFVGASGCGKSTLLRAIGGLEQLSSGSIKVDGKPITGPGVDRAMVFQHYSLYPWLKVMENIKFSRNLRVNRENITSADVERASGRADALLGLMGLGHAAGAYPNQLSGGMQQRVAIARALMPRPDILLMDEPFGALDAQTREVMHDLIRHVFKLEKATIVFVTHDVEEAIYLGQRVVLMAPRPGRVDTIYDVPLPADRNQEMKLAPEFLRLKREILDRIRETSGMKTDLELLERLSREAEEVQ; encoded by the coding sequence ATGACCACAAAAATCCAGATCAGCGGCGCCGACAAGGTTTTCACCACCAGCAAGGGCGAAGTCCATGCCCTGCAACAGGTGGACCTCGACATCGGCGCCAACGAATTCGTCACCTTCGTCGGCGCCTCGGGCTGCGGCAAATCCACCCTGCTGCGCGCCATCGGCGGGCTGGAACAGCTCAGCTCGGGGTCCATCAAGGTGGACGGCAAGCCGATAACCGGCCCGGGCGTCGACCGCGCCATGGTGTTCCAGCACTACAGCCTCTATCCCTGGCTGAAGGTGATGGAGAACATCAAGTTCAGCCGCAACCTCCGGGTCAACCGTGAAAACATCACCTCGGCCGACGTGGAGCGCGCCTCCGGCCGGGCCGACGCCCTGCTCGGCCTGATGGGCCTGGGCCACGCAGCTGGCGCCTATCCCAACCAGCTCTCCGGCGGCATGCAGCAGCGCGTGGCCATCGCCCGGGCGCTCATGCCGCGTCCCGACATCCTGCTCATGGACGAGCCTTTCGGCGCGCTCGACGCGCAGACGCGCGAAGTGATGCACGACCTGATCCGCCACGTGTTCAAGCTGGAGAAAGCCACCATCGTGTTCGTCACCCACGACGTGGAAGAGGCCATCTACCTCGGGCAGCGCGTGGTGCTGATGGCGCCCCGTCCCGGCCGCGTGGACACCATCTACGACGTGCCCCTGCCGGCGGATCGCAACCAGGAGATGAAGCTGGCGCCGGAGTTCCTGCGCCTCAAGCGCGAGATTCTCGACCGCATCCGCGAGACTTCCGGCATGAAGACCGACCTGGAGCTGCTGGAGCGCCTGTCGCGAGAAGCGGAGGAAGTGCAATGA